In Apium graveolens cultivar Ventura chromosome 10, ASM990537v1, whole genome shotgun sequence, the following are encoded in one genomic region:
- the LOC141693408 gene encoding co-chaperone protein p23-2, with protein sequence MDLRHPEVLWAQRSDKVYLTIALPDAKNVSIKCEPEGLFSFSALGPKGESFNFSLKLYGNIVPEGCKSKVGLRNILCSVQKEKKGWWKRLLMSEEKPAPYLKVDWNKWCDEDEESANSDVESDDNALAYNEDDGENTDDDDDGMLYLPDLKKAGAH encoded by the exons ATGGACCT TCGCCATCCAGAAGTTCTTTGGGCGCAGCGCTCTGATAAGGTGTACCTCACAATTGCTTTACCTGATGCCAAAAATGTTTCCATAAAATGTGAGCCTGAGGGGTTGTTTAGTTTTTCTGCATTGGGGCCGAAAGGAGAGTCCTTTAATTTTAGTTTGAAACTTTATGGGAATATCGTACCTGAG GGCTGTAAAAGTAAAGTCGGGTTGAGGAACATATTATGCTCTGTTCAGAAGGAGAAGAAAGGATGGTGGAAAAGACTTTTGATGTCAGAAGAGAAACCTGCTCCTTACCTTAAGGTTGATTGGAACAAATGGTGTGATGAGGACGAAGAATCAGCAAATT CTGATGTGGAGTCTGACGATAATGCTCTGGCA TATAACGAGGACGATGGTGAAAacactgatgatgatgatgacggAATGCTCT ATCTCCCGGATTTGAAAAAGGCTGGGGCCCACTAG